TGGGTTGGAACcctactggggtcacgaccacgacttctcatatgacaccagtactgatttTCACAGGAAGCGGACTTCGATCACGCTGGAAGCTTTAATcgcaatcgagctaaaataaataagtacaaGCTAAATTCAAGCATTAAGGCTCATTTAtcgaaaccattttttttttcaaatcattttaggTCAAAGTATAAGTTCATGTCAGCCTGGTATAAGACCTGCACGCTTCGCAGATCCTCCTGCCCTTCCTTATACACGGATTACATTAACGGGGCAAAAATGAAACTTAattctttgaaagaaaatatttcatatcattCTAAACAAAGGACGTTGACAGAgtcaaaattttcttttgttcagatagcattgtttttaGTAAATTTTGGTGGCGTTTTCATacttatatttttcttttgtgtaTAGATTAGCCGATAAtgtcatttaaacaaaatgtctaaCCACtgaaaaagttacagtataatttcattgttttaacttagtcaaaatggagtcaacataatattatgtaatataatactTTTGAATAGTACGTTTAAATCCAAATTAAATACCTATGTAATGAAAATGCATTATAAATCTAATTCATAAGTTGAAACTTTTAGCAAATTAAACATCCTTCCAGCttcctttaaaatgtttgtacCAAACTGAATTGAATTCGCTATGCTCGAAAccatttcaagttgttttttctttcaagcAAGTTCTTTCTAAGACTGATAACCAAGTATAAAATGTTTCCGAAAACCTTCCATTACAATGTGATAACGTTTTGTTTTAGAAAGTCAGAACTGTATAGTTGGTTGTCTGACAAAAGCGAACCTCTAACCAAATATCGACCATTATTGTGTTTCGTTTCAATGTGACAGAGTTTACAAACCTCATTTCCCTTTGTTATGAAAGACTTCAGCAATACAAtcattaaatcaattatttacaaaaatatgtaaactATGTAATATGTTCGGTAAAACTGATTTCAGACAGCTCACTGACAGTACGGATTTCAGACAGCTCACTCAGTACGTTAGCTCTTGATTTAGCCTTATGTTCATAACACATTTCTactctcagctgagtttgatatgTGAACTTTATTTCTCATTcctaaaattatgtatttagtcTGTGGCTATTTTGAAGTCACTATTCAGAATTGATTGCCAGTCTCAATTggaatttaatcttgaagttCTAGTAAAATTTGCCACCAAAATTGCAATATCAAACTCAGATGAGACGGATGTTTTTCCTTTTTAACATGGAGCTCAATTTCTCctgacatatttaatgttttcacaattctgttttttgttttacatacgATTCTGCATAATCGTGCGTTTGCTGTTAAGATGGTACAGAGAATAGAACTAAATGTCCTGCCCTGGTAAAACAGCAAACATTAGATAAATGCATATGACATAGACGGATTATtaaattttacttgaaaataaatTACTTAACACTAACCATTTCAGATCGTAGCCTGTCCATTGCATTGTCAATACGAGAGCTAGGTTTGCCTTCCATTTTCTCAATGGCACGAGTGTGCTTTGCTGATCGAACAGATTGTTTTATGGCTTCAGCAGCTTTTTGATGATTGAAATAAAATTGTCTGCAGTTGTTGGATAAATCTATCGCTGCTGTATGTGGGTCTTTCATTGATAATGATCTATAGGAACGAGAAAGGTCATATGTGCTCTCGTTTAAAGAGTCAGTACTATCCACACACGTCCGTCTACTTTTTGCCATATCAGGAGTATATTCTGTCTTCGTTTTGGCGTTGTCTACAGTTTTGTTATTTTCTACTTGTGCGTTGCCATTGACTTTATTTTTATTCACTTCGTCCATTTGGTTATTGAAATTGTCTTTACTATTatcttccaagattttatcattcatgtttttagttttttcttcatctgtaccattaactgctaagttatttttactatttctgtGTGACCCTCCATTTACACTATTACTGCATTGACTGTCTTCTATTGCTTTGTCGTTTTTCTGTCCGTTAGGTCCAATATTTGCACCTCTATTTTGTAAAGAAACATGTTCAATTGTCAGACTTTCACAGCTTCTCTTCTTCAGTGATTCCCGACTATTCTTGATATTTTCACGAATAGTGTCAATACTCTCTGAACTCGCTTTGTTGTTTCTCTGGGTGGTGCTTAAAACTTCTTGGCTTACATTGTTAACCCAGTCCTGTGCCAGTCTAGATTTTTCCATATTCTCAATATGTAAGATGTTGTCACTATTTGTTTTGTTAACCCATTCCTGTGTATCTCTCTGCTGGTCTTTCTTCTCCTGACCAGTTCTTTTTCTGTTGCTGCGGTTAAATACCCCTCGCGATTGTTGCTGTATGTTGAATGCTTGTTCCTCATTGGACATAGCAAACGGTTGCTGAGCGGCTACCGCCATATTCTGATTAATCTCTTGTTGTAAcaacaaattattattttctcCCATGTCTGACAATTACAACGGAATTAGCGCACAAAAAAGAGATTATTTTCCTCTAACTCTTAAATCAGTTATCCACTTTTATTAAtcgtaatatttctttttatttgtcaTTCGAAGGATCAAGAACATTATTTCTACTGAAAATTAAACTTAAATCGTCATTCGAAAGATCAAGAAAACGTATTTCTACTGAAAGTTAAACCAAATTTACGcaatttatatttaaagaaaagtgGATTTAATAA
The sequence above is a segment of the Mercenaria mercenaria strain notata chromosome 3, MADL_Memer_1, whole genome shotgun sequence genome. Coding sequences within it:
- the LOC123524630 gene encoding dentin sialophosphoprotein-like; its protein translation is MGENNNLLLQQEINQNMAVAAQQPFAMSNEEQAFNIQQQSRGVFNRSNRKRTGQEKKDQQRDTQEWVNKTNSDNILHIENMEKSRLAQDWVNNVSQEVLSTTQRNNKASSESIDTIRENIKNSRESLKKRSCESLTIEHVSLQNRGANIGPNGQKNDKAIEDSQCSNSVNGGSHRNSKNNLAVNGTDEEKTKNMNDKILEDNSKDNFNNQMDEVNKNKVNGNAQVENNKTVDNAKTKTEYTPDMAKSRRTCVDSTDSLNESTYDLSRSYRSLSMKDPHTAAIDLSNNCRQFYFNHQKAAEAIKQSVRSAKHTRAIEKMEGKPSSRIDNAMDRLRSEMADLMDQDLSLMSQLLKLNDKIEEVKTHVAYRQQQQSFNSQSSCYLSGSEMSDSEFEDNDDSRLDLSQSVRDFKIQAVESLPEPKPEKEIVLRRMAPADSRIIVYKKKKTRTGKRRARKSQSRPETEDDSTDGSQESDQCESDSMSDTESTLSQSSTIYGSDHSGDNADQTSDTVDSGIQSPKQPEEPPKPKKGGISQNRRFLNFHKKNGNFSKSVLTGLNVLTMQGHNVPLDKYFVPQGLVYLKQEKSENVFCQFTK